A window from Micromonospora profundi encodes these proteins:
- a CDS encoding DUF350 domain-containing protein, which yields MLEDLFSGAWQSIVFGVVGVGLMAAGFGLVDLLTPGRLRDLIWVDRNANAGLLLAANQLGIAGIVFTAILTSYSDFGKGLASTVVFGLVGLAIMALAFVVLDLLTPGKLGEVICSPEPHPAARISAATHFGAALIVCACIA from the coding sequence GTGCTGGAGGATCTGTTCAGCGGTGCCTGGCAGAGCATCGTGTTCGGTGTCGTGGGTGTCGGGCTCATGGCGGCCGGATTCGGCCTGGTCGACCTGCTGACCCCCGGGCGACTGCGGGACCTGATCTGGGTCGACCGCAACGCCAACGCGGGGCTGCTGCTCGCCGCCAACCAGCTCGGCATCGCCGGGATCGTCTTCACGGCGATCCTGACCAGCTACAGCGACTTCGGTAAGGGGCTCGCCTCCACAGTGGTCTTCGGGCTGGTCGGGCTCGCCATCATGGCGTTGGCATTCGTGGTGCTCGACCTGCTCACCCCGGGCAAGCTCGGTGAGGTCATCTGCTCGCCCGAGCCGCACCCGGCTGCCCGGATCAGCGCCGCCACGCACTTCGGCGCGGCTCTGATCGTCTGCGCCTGCATCGCCTGA
- a CDS encoding helix-turn-helix transcriptional regulator: MNRTDRLYALVEELRAISPRPRSARWLAHHFEVSTRTVERDITALQGAGVPIWAEPGRAGGYVVDRARTLPPVNLTPGEAVAMAVALHRLGGSPFAPAAGVALRKLVAVMPPAAVAEAHRLAGRVHLVGGGPGTAVPAAVADAVAAGRVLRLRYADRDGADSARDVEPLGYLGNETHWYLVAWCRLRDAVRCFRTDRIRSVHPLAEPVTRELRPGDLDVPADRVRPLSLV; the protein is encoded by the coding sequence GTGAACCGTACCGACCGCCTCTACGCCCTTGTCGAAGAGCTGCGCGCAATATCGCCGCGTCCGCGCAGCGCGCGCTGGCTGGCCCACCACTTCGAGGTCAGCACCCGCACCGTGGAGCGGGACATCACCGCGTTGCAGGGCGCCGGGGTGCCCATCTGGGCCGAGCCGGGCCGGGCTGGCGGCTACGTGGTCGACCGGGCGCGCACCCTGCCCCCGGTCAACCTGACGCCGGGCGAGGCGGTGGCAATGGCCGTCGCGCTGCACCGGCTGGGCGGCTCGCCGTTCGCCCCGGCCGCCGGCGTCGCGCTGCGCAAACTGGTCGCCGTGATGCCACCCGCCGCGGTGGCCGAGGCGCACCGGCTCGCCGGGCGGGTGCACCTGGTCGGTGGCGGGCCGGGCACTGCCGTCCCGGCCGCCGTGGCCGACGCGGTCGCCGCCGGTCGGGTGCTTCGGCTGCGGTACGCCGACCGCGACGGCGCCGACTCGGCACGCGACGTGGAACCGCTCGGCTATCTGGGCAACGAGACGCACTGGTACCTGGTGGCCTGGTGCCGGTTGCGCGACGCTGTCCGCTGCTTCCGCACCGACCGGATCAGGTCGGTGCACCCGCTGGCCGAGCCGGTGACCCGGGAGTTGCGTCCCGGTGACCTCGACGTTCCGGCCGACCGGGTACGCCCGCTGAGCCTGGTCTGA
- a CDS encoding VOC family protein — translation MSSTPVTWFEIGSDRPDEAQRFYTDLFGWSFEEQGGPGGSYRQTTAGGGRGIGGAIRGLGGDEANYAIFYAEVADVAETCRRAESAGGTVLVAPVTTPAGLVRAWLRDPSGNRFGVFTPPAGG, via the coding sequence ATGTCCAGCACGCCCGTGACCTGGTTCGAGATCGGCTCCGACCGGCCGGACGAGGCGCAACGCTTCTACACCGACCTGTTCGGTTGGAGTTTCGAGGAGCAGGGCGGCCCGGGTGGGTCGTACCGGCAGACGACGGCCGGCGGTGGGCGGGGGATCGGCGGCGCGATCCGGGGCCTCGGTGGGGACGAGGCGAACTACGCGATCTTCTACGCCGAGGTGGCGGACGTGGCGGAGACCTGCCGGCGGGCCGAGTCGGCCGGCGGCACGGTGCTCGTGGCGCCGGTGACAACGCCGGCCGGTCTGGTGCGCGCCTGGCTGCGTGACCCGTCCGGCAACAGGTTCGGCGTCTTCACGCCACCGGCCGGCGGCTGA